In a genomic window of Actinomycetota bacterium:
- a CDS encoding SAV_6107 family HEPN domain-containing protein, which yields MTALLDSPRSIALPPATYELIAASRRSLTEAMVAGCAADRYAAAHLAALRAAAAVLAARGRRKARSRVRSVWLVLPEVAVEFTEWAGFFAAGARKRTLAEAGVPCVTAREADDLVREAESFVERVVTCLGVAHQPTLPTGFCGTDDETVHTAD from the coding sequence ATGACTGCACTGCTTGATTCCCCCCGTTCAATTGCGCTGCCTCCTGCCACCTATGAATTGATCGCCGCCTCCCGGCGCAGCCTCACCGAGGCCATGGTGGCTGGCTGTGCCGCTGATCGCTATGCGGCCGCCCATCTTGCAGCGCTGCGCGCCGCCGCTGCAGTGCTTGCGGCCCGCGGTAGACGCAAGGCGCGCAGCAGAGTGCGCAGTGTGTGGCTGGTGCTGCCCGAAGTTGCAGTTGAGTTCACGGAGTGGGCCGGCTTCTTTGCTGCTGGTGCTCGCAAGCGCACCCTGGCTGAGGCTGGCGTGCCCTGTGTCACTGCACGTGAAGCCGATGATTTGGTCCGCGAGGCCGAAAGTTTTGTCGAGCGCGTGGTGACCTGCCTCGGGGTAGCACACCAGCCCACCCTTCCCACGGGCTTCTGCGGCACTGACGATGAAACGGTGCATACGGCCGACTGA
- a CDS encoding cytochrome b/b6 domain-containing protein has product MAAQKIPMFDAKRAEGELMIKRFSTAERWAHRSIAILTIILLITAALLYIPDFAAIFGNRQIVRVIHEAAGFALPIPILLALFSRAFRADTSRLNRFKPSDWQWLRSRSRRLGAIPVGKFNAGQKLNAAFSLGAIILMFATGFMMFFSSHFSDLLRTGATFVHDWLALAVFVVVLGHIYMAFNDATARAGMRTGSVPLTWAVREHREWAMEESASVIPTRLAEPE; this is encoded by the coding sequence ATGGCGGCACAGAAGATCCCAATGTTTGATGCCAAGCGCGCCGAGGGTGAGTTGATGATCAAGCGATTCAGCACCGCAGAACGATGGGCACATCGATCAATCGCCATCCTCACGATCATCTTGCTGATCACTGCAGCGCTGCTGTACATCCCTGATTTTGCCGCCATCTTCGGCAACCGTCAGATCGTCCGCGTGATACACGAAGCCGCCGGATTCGCGCTGCCAATCCCGATTCTGCTGGCATTGTTCTCGCGGGCTTTCCGCGCTGACACTTCACGCCTGAATCGCTTCAAGCCCTCAGATTGGCAATGGCTGCGAAGTCGCTCGCGAAGGCTTGGCGCGATTCCCGTTGGCAAGTTCAATGCCGGCCAGAAACTCAACGCAGCATTTTCCCTTGGCGCGATCATCCTCATGTTCGCTACGGGTTTCATGATGTTCTTCAGCAGTCATTTCAGTGACCTCCTGCGCACTGGAGCCACCTTCGTACACGACTGGTTGGCCCTGGCCGTCTTCGTGGTGGTGCTGGGTCACATCTATATGGCCTTCAACGATGCCACTGCGCGGGCCGGAATGCGCACCGGCTCGGTGCCACTGACCTGGGCTGTTCGCGAACACCGCGAATGGGCGATGGAAGAGTCAGCTTCGGTGATTCCGACCAGACTGGCAGAGCCGGAATGA
- a CDS encoding SDR family NAD(P)-dependent oxidoreductase, with protein sequence MSKVWFITGVSRGFGRSWAIAALKRGDRVAGTARDVSSLADIAAKYGDAFLPLHLDVTDREADFAAVQQAHEYFERLDVVVNNAGYGHFGHVEEISEDEVRAQLETNFFGALWITQAAIPIMREQGAGHIVQISSVGGVAAFAGIGMYNASKWALEAMSESLSQEVAGFGIKVTIIEPAGFATDWSGDSAAHSVALPPYDSFREARTAARRVTPPAEATNAAIFAVVDADEPPLRLLLSSPALALATSAYERRLAEWQAWADTTRGADGI encoded by the coding sequence ATGAGCAAGGTGTGGTTCATCACCGGCGTATCGCGTGGCTTTGGCCGGTCTTGGGCCATCGCAGCCTTGAAGCGCGGTGATCGAGTCGCCGGCACTGCTCGCGATGTGTCCAGCCTTGCTGACATTGCCGCGAAATATGGCGATGCCTTTCTCCCACTTCACCTTGATGTCACTGATCGCGAGGCAGACTTCGCCGCAGTGCAGCAGGCTCATGAATACTTCGAACGCCTCGACGTCGTAGTGAACAACGCAGGCTACGGACACTTCGGCCACGTCGAGGAGATCTCAGAAGACGAGGTCCGCGCTCAGTTGGAAACCAACTTCTTTGGCGCCCTCTGGATCACTCAGGCGGCGATCCCGATCATGCGCGAGCAAGGTGCCGGGCACATCGTGCAGATTTCAAGTGTCGGTGGTGTTGCCGCCTTCGCAGGGATCGGAATGTACAACGCTTCCAAGTGGGCTCTGGAAGCGATGAGCGAGTCGCTGTCGCAGGAAGTCGCTGGCTTCGGGATCAAGGTCACGATCATCGAGCCAGCCGGGTTTGCCACTGACTGGAGCGGCGACTCTGCTGCACACTCAGTTGCTCTGCCGCCTTATGACTCCTTCCGCGAGGCGCGCACTGCTGCCCGTCGAGTGACTCCACCGGCTGAGGCAACCAACGCCGCAATCTTCGCGGTTGTCGATGCCGACGAGCCGCCATTGCGGCTGCTGCTTTCAAGCCCAGCACTGGCACTTGCAACGAGCGCCTACGAACGGAGATTGGCTGAATGGCAGGCCTGGGCTGACACCACACGTGGAGCAGACGGGATTTAG
- a CDS encoding lipase family protein, which yields MKQALLVFGAILLSAALLGIAYVGVQVRTADDRQESLAPFYQPPALIPQAPGTLIRSEPLGVSVPGAKSYRILYSTQRPDGTAAVSSGMVFVSTAPAPPGGRPIVAWAHGTLGQGAACAPSRSATPLGDTANWLDQMMQFGWIVAATDYAGLGTPGPNLYLVAHAEVRDVVNSVRAVRKLVGTQASNRYVVWGHSQGGHSSLWSGHLAPALAPELTLLGVAAAAPAAELSQIMGAQWYTTVGWGIGPEVVQSWTAVNASLPLEGVITQQGIDSAAELAQECIQSKTLMVQLLARHALGQTFFAENPSQNADWKTMSQEQTPAPLPASMPVLIGQSTADQVVLAWPNALLQQQWCEAGSTISTIWVGEVSHQLTAETIGPEAVRWIADRFANRPAPRTCHIPPPVSAPAGTQ from the coding sequence ATGAAGCAAGCGCTGCTCGTCTTCGGCGCAATCCTGCTGAGCGCGGCCCTACTCGGGATCGCCTACGTCGGTGTTCAAGTGCGCACAGCCGACGACCGGCAGGAGTCACTGGCGCCCTTCTACCAGCCACCAGCCCTGATCCCGCAAGCCCCGGGCACCTTGATCCGAAGCGAGCCTCTCGGCGTATCGGTTCCAGGGGCCAAGAGCTACCGGATCCTGTACTCAACCCAGCGTCCGGACGGAACGGCGGCGGTGTCCAGCGGCATGGTGTTTGTGTCCACCGCGCCAGCGCCTCCCGGAGGCAGGCCCATCGTCGCCTGGGCACATGGCACCCTGGGTCAGGGTGCGGCCTGCGCGCCCTCGCGATCGGCAACCCCGCTCGGGGACACCGCCAACTGGCTTGATCAGATGATGCAGTTCGGCTGGATCGTGGCCGCCACCGATTACGCGGGCCTTGGCACACCCGGACCGAATCTGTACCTGGTGGCGCACGCCGAAGTGCGAGATGTGGTCAATTCAGTTCGCGCAGTTCGCAAGCTGGTTGGCACCCAAGCGAGCAATCGATACGTCGTCTGGGGGCACTCCCAAGGTGGACACAGCTCCCTGTGGTCTGGGCATCTTGCCCCGGCGCTTGCACCCGAACTGACACTTCTCGGCGTCGCGGCAGCTGCGCCGGCTGCCGAACTCAGTCAGATCATGGGCGCACAGTGGTACACCACTGTTGGTTGGGGCATCGGCCCAGAGGTCGTCCAATCATGGACGGCTGTCAATGCTTCGCTGCCGCTCGAAGGTGTCATCACGCAGCAGGGCATCGATAGCGCCGCCGAGCTGGCACAGGAATGCATCCAGAGCAAGACGCTGATGGTTCAGCTCCTTGCCAGACACGCCCTAGGCCAGACCTTCTTTGCCGAGAACCCAAGCCAGAATGCGGACTGGAAGACCATGAGTCAGGAGCAGACGCCCGCACCTTTGCCAGCATCAATGCCAGTGCTCATTGGCCAGAGCACTGCTGATCAGGTCGTGCTGGCGTGGCCAAACGCGCTGCTGCAACAACAATGGTGTGAAGCCGGATCGACCATCAGCACAATCTGGGTCGGAGAGGTCTCGCATCAACTCACAGCAGAGACCATCGGCCCTGAGGCTGTGCGCTGGATCGCGGATCGGTTCGCGAATAGACCCGCGCCTCGCACCTGCCATATCCCTCCACCGGTGAGCGCACCGGCGGGAACGCAGTGA
- a CDS encoding carotenoid biosynthesis protein produces the protein MSVRIYTGRHADRGGNLPPWVPYVPWVFLALGIVAQILWVLTSDGLRTAVTIVSVLAFFGASVSHALQSRRMVWTAQFLGIAVGLSYLVELLGVRSQFPFGSYSYGTALGPALFGVPLLIALAWAAMAYPCLLAAQRLAADPLTTALIGGVLFAAWDLFLDPQMVSEGYWSWSSIGWYLPGIDGIPLQNFLGWLLTAFLLIWLLDRLPRRVAKDGVPAAMLSWIYVSNVIAALVFFDRVGVALWGGIVMGAIIIPWWWRSWSQPQW, from the coding sequence ATGAGCGTGCGCATCTACACCGGACGCCACGCGGATCGCGGAGGCAATCTGCCGCCTTGGGTTCCATACGTTCCTTGGGTATTTCTTGCGCTGGGAATCGTCGCGCAAATTCTGTGGGTACTCACCAGCGACGGCCTGCGAACTGCAGTCACGATCGTTTCCGTTCTTGCATTTTTCGGAGCCAGCGTGAGTCACGCACTTCAGTCACGGCGAATGGTGTGGACTGCACAGTTTCTTGGCATTGCCGTCGGACTGAGCTACCTCGTTGAACTCCTTGGAGTTCGCAGTCAGTTCCCATTTGGTTCGTACTCATATGGCACCGCACTTGGTCCCGCCCTCTTCGGAGTTCCGCTGCTCATTGCCTTGGCGTGGGCGGCCATGGCATACCCGTGCTTGCTTGCCGCCCAGCGCTTAGCCGCTGATCCGCTCACCACCGCCTTGATTGGTGGAGTGCTATTCGCCGCATGGGATCTGTTCCTGGATCCACAAATGGTCAGCGAGGGCTACTGGTCCTGGAGCAGCATCGGCTGGTACCTGCCAGGCATTGACGGCATTCCGCTTCAGAACTTTCTTGGTTGGCTGCTGACGGCATTCCTGCTGATCTGGTTGCTCGATCGGCTTCCACGTCGCGTCGCCAAGGACGGAGTTCCGGCGGCGATGCTGAGTTGGATCTACGTCTCCAATGTGATTGCCGCACTCGTGTTCTTTGACCGCGTTGGCGTGGCTCTCTGGGGCGGCATAGTGATGGGAGCAATCATCATTCCTTGGTGGTGGCGCAGTTGGAGCCAGCCGCAATGGTGA
- a CDS encoding glycosyltransferase, producing the protein MVAQLEPAAMVMRRVTTVGTLLACAIAAHTAFNLSKLRKPNPQVPPLDEFVSVLIPARDEAVAIGKSVASALAQAGVPNMEVLVLDDFSTDDTAKIVNAVHDPRLRLVPNPKEPPAGWLGKPWACAQLAEIAQGSVFVYIDADVELSADAVRASVRAMRAQNFAMVSPYPRQLTSNWLGHLTQPLLSWSWCALLPLGWSEQSGRTSLAAANGQFLVIDADAYRSVNGHNSVCAEVIEDVALMRAFKKAGWTTCTMDGSAIASCEMYVSAEQTANGYAKSLWAAFGGPIGSIGVTSLLFVAFIAPPLAAIGARSKRVRAVGALGYAAGVVSRALVARRMSTRIWPDSAMQPASVGAFIAINALSWRRHQLGVNSWKGRTV; encoded by the coding sequence GTGGTGGCGCAGTTGGAGCCAGCCGCAATGGTGATGCGGCGAGTCACCACCGTCGGAACGCTATTGGCTTGTGCAATAGCTGCGCACACTGCTTTCAACCTGTCCAAACTCCGTAAGCCCAATCCACAGGTTCCGCCACTCGACGAATTCGTCAGCGTGCTCATTCCGGCGAGAGATGAAGCAGTGGCGATCGGCAAATCAGTGGCAAGCGCACTCGCACAGGCTGGCGTTCCAAATATGGAAGTCCTTGTTCTCGATGACTTCTCTACTGATGACACCGCCAAAATCGTCAACGCAGTTCACGACCCTCGGCTTCGGCTTGTACCCAATCCGAAGGAGCCGCCCGCGGGGTGGCTCGGAAAGCCGTGGGCCTGCGCTCAGCTGGCCGAAATAGCGCAGGGGTCCGTGTTCGTTTACATCGACGCCGACGTCGAACTATCCGCTGATGCCGTTCGCGCAAGCGTGCGAGCGATGCGTGCGCAGAATTTTGCGATGGTGTCGCCCTACCCCAGGCAACTCACGAGCAACTGGCTTGGACATTTGACGCAGCCCCTCCTGAGTTGGTCTTGGTGCGCGTTGCTTCCACTTGGGTGGTCCGAGCAGTCCGGACGAACATCACTCGCCGCAGCCAACGGACAATTCCTGGTGATCGATGCCGACGCCTATCGCTCAGTCAATGGCCATAACTCGGTCTGCGCTGAAGTCATTGAGGATGTCGCGCTGATGCGGGCTTTCAAGAAAGCCGGCTGGACGACTTGCACCATGGACGGTTCGGCCATTGCGAGTTGCGAGATGTACGTCAGCGCAGAACAGACCGCCAATGGCTATGCCAAATCTTTATGGGCAGCTTTTGGCGGTCCAATCGGTTCGATTGGTGTCACCTCCTTGTTGTTTGTTGCCTTCATCGCCCCTCCGCTTGCAGCCATAGGCGCGCGCTCCAAACGCGTGCGGGCAGTCGGGGCCCTTGGCTATGCGGCCGGGGTGGTCAGTCGAGCCCTCGTGGCTCGACGCATGAGCACTCGCATCTGGCCAGACAGTGCAATGCAACCGGCCTCTGTCGGAGCCTTCATCGCCATCAATGCACTCTCCTGGAGACGTCATCAGCTCGGTGTGAACAGCTGGAAGGGACGCACAGTCTGA
- a CDS encoding rhodanese-like domain-containing protein: protein MQRVIQTGAVLLDVRTPAEYAAGHVAGARLIDVQEPDFGMNVASLDPSVAYAIYCRAGVRATVAAEQMQIAGFPQLIVLTPGGFADLADLGVPTE from the coding sequence ATGCAGCGCGTCATTCAAACAGGCGCGGTGCTGTTGGATGTCCGTACTCCTGCTGAATATGCAGCCGGGCATGTGGCCGGAGCGCGGTTGATCGATGTGCAAGAGCCAGATTTCGGCATGAACGTGGCCAGTTTGGATCCCTCGGTCGCGTATGCGATCTATTGCCGGGCCGGAGTGCGCGCAACTGTTGCGGCAGAACAAATGCAGATTGCCGGCTTCCCGCAATTGATCGTCCTCACTCCAGGCGGCTTCGCCGATCTTGCCGATCTCGGAGTTCCGACCGAGTAG
- a CDS encoding DUF3040 domain-containing protein, which translates to MPLSEHEQRLLEQMERALYAEDPKFATSLRSSSMARASRGRAALGVLIVFAGIGLLVTSMALQATPLGILGFAVMLVGAVLVYTAFQRPRGTQESAEGAQASAKSTPAKTSFMDRVEGRWRKRQGDE; encoded by the coding sequence ATGCCGCTATCGGAGCATGAGCAGCGACTACTCGAGCAGATGGAGCGAGCGCTCTATGCAGAAGACCCCAAGTTCGCTACCAGCCTGCGTTCAAGTTCGATGGCACGGGCCTCCAGAGGCCGAGCCGCCCTCGGCGTATTGATTGTTTTCGCGGGCATTGGCTTGCTGGTCACCAGCATGGCCCTGCAGGCCACCCCTCTTGGGATCCTCGGTTTTGCGGTGATGTTGGTGGGCGCTGTGCTCGTCTACACCGCCTTCCAGCGTCCGCGCGGAACTCAAGAGAGCGCCGAAGGCGCACAAGCCAGCGCCAAGTCCACTCCGGCAAAGACCTCATTCATGGATCGCGTCGAGGGTCGCTGGCGCAAGCGCCAGGGCGACGAGTAG
- the mraZ gene encoding division/cell wall cluster transcriptional repressor MraZ, producing MFLGTHAPRLDDKARLVLPAKFREGFADGLVMAKGQDRSIVVWPAAEFAAHADRLNEASRSDAKVRAYLRVLFSGAFDDVPDKQGRVTVPAALREYAGLDREVVVVGNGTTVEIWDAQAWENYLNSQEDAYSDISEEVVPGIL from the coding sequence ATGTTTCTCGGTACCCACGCGCCCCGCCTTGATGACAAAGCCCGTCTCGTCCTGCCAGCCAAGTTTCGTGAGGGATTTGCCGATGGTCTGGTGATGGCCAAAGGCCAGGATCGTTCGATCGTGGTGTGGCCAGCAGCCGAATTCGCCGCCCACGCTGACCGACTCAATGAGGCCTCACGGTCGGATGCCAAGGTGCGCGCCTATCTCCGGGTGCTGTTCTCGGGCGCCTTTGATGATGTGCCCGATAAGCAGGGCCGCGTTACCGTGCCAGCCGCATTGCGCGAGTACGCCGGACTTGACCGCGAAGTTGTGGTGGTGGGAAACGGCACGACGGTTGAGATCTGGGACGCACAGGCCTGGGAGAACTACCTCAATAGCCAAGAAGACGCCTACTCGGACATCAGCGAGGAGGTTGTGCCGGGAATTCTCTAA
- a CDS encoding DNA polymerase IV yields MSRNQVRRSTGLSGVGEDDSGCTILHVDMDAFFALVELRSRPELRGKPVIVGGGGNRGVVLSATYEARAMGVHSAMPMSRARRLAPSAVILPPHHSHYSEVSASIMALFASVTPIVEPLSLDEAFLDISGSLRSMGRPRQIAESIRARISDEQGITCSVGIASTKFVAKLASTRAKPDGLMVVPADEVLAFLHPLPVNALWGVGERTEEQLTRLGLRTVGDIAHTPLATLQRALGNAAGSHLHELSWGRDPRTVTAHVPDRSIGAEVTFVEDLEDVSAVNAHLLGLSDQVGSRLRASGRVARTVHLKVRFSDFNTITRSKTLRESTDVTQEIYEVIRQLFTALGASRARVRLVGVRVDGLSETQGSAQQLMLGEPERGRRDAEVAVDQLRARFGPTAVRPGRLIDPAAD; encoded by the coding sequence GTGAGCCGCAATCAAGTCCGACGCTCAACCGGGCTCTCCGGTGTGGGTGAAGATGACTCAGGCTGCACGATCTTGCACGTCGACATGGATGCCTTCTTTGCACTCGTTGAGTTGCGCTCCCGACCCGAACTGCGCGGCAAGCCAGTGATTGTCGGCGGTGGTGGCAATCGCGGGGTTGTCTTGTCGGCGACCTATGAGGCGCGCGCCATGGGCGTGCATTCAGCCATGCCAATGAGCAGGGCTCGCCGACTTGCGCCGAGCGCCGTGATCCTGCCTCCGCATCACTCGCATTACTCAGAGGTCAGCGCATCGATCATGGCCTTGTTCGCTTCGGTCACTCCGATCGTTGAGCCATTGAGTCTTGACGAAGCCTTCCTCGACATCAGCGGAAGCCTGCGAAGCATGGGCCGCCCTCGCCAGATCGCCGAATCAATTCGTGCGCGCATCAGTGACGAGCAAGGGATCACATGCTCGGTCGGCATTGCCTCGACCAAATTTGTCGCCAAGCTCGCATCAACGCGAGCCAAGCCCGATGGCCTGATGGTCGTTCCTGCCGATGAAGTACTCGCGTTCTTGCATCCATTGCCAGTCAATGCATTGTGGGGAGTGGGGGAGCGCACTGAAGAACAACTCACCCGACTTGGGCTGCGCACTGTTGGCGATATTGCGCACACCCCGCTGGCCACCTTGCAACGAGCCCTCGGCAATGCGGCCGGTTCGCATTTGCATGAGCTGTCCTGGGGCCGCGATCCGCGCACCGTCACTGCGCATGTTCCTGATCGAAGCATTGGAGCAGAGGTGACCTTCGTTGAAGATCTTGAAGATGTCTCAGCAGTCAATGCGCATCTCCTTGGCCTCAGCGATCAAGTGGGCAGTCGATTGCGCGCTTCTGGTCGGGTGGCACGCACCGTGCATTTGAAGGTGCGATTCTCAGATTTCAATACGATCACTCGATCCAAGACTCTGCGCGAATCCACTGACGTCACCCAAGAGATCTACGAAGTCATCCGGCAGTTATTCACAGCTCTTGGTGCCAGCCGTGCGCGCGTGCGACTTGTTGGAGTGCGCGTTGATGGCCTCAGTGAAACTCAAGGCTCAGCACAGCAGCTGATGCTCGGTGAGCCAGAACGTGGACGACGCGATGCCGAAGTTGCCGTAGATCAATTGCGTGCGCGATTTGGCCCCACGGCTGTACGACCTGGCCGCTTGATTGATCCCGCTGCCGATTAG
- the rsmH gene encoding 16S rRNA (cytosine(1402)-N(4))-methyltransferase RsmH, whose product MSVHVPVMRELVFALLAPAIIEPGATLVDATLGLGGHAEFALSTFPDLQVIGLDRDLDALNHSRQRLAPFGDRVRFVHAVYDELPSVLQEAGLSRIQGVLFDLGVSSMQLDERDRGFSYSQDAPLDMRMDQSQELTAAEVVNTYSSQDLARIISQYGEERFAKRIADRIVAARATEPFDNSARLVDLVREAIPAATRRTGGNPAKRTFQALRIEVNGELDALHGAIPAAIEALAVGGRIVVMSYQSLEDRFVKRVLADQTQLKVPHGLPVVPKEHQPKLRLITRGAETASVEELESNPRAASARVRGAERVAA is encoded by the coding sequence ATGAGTGTCCACGTTCCGGTGATGCGAGAGCTCGTCTTTGCTCTGCTGGCGCCAGCGATCATCGAACCGGGCGCGACCCTCGTTGATGCCACGCTTGGGCTTGGCGGTCATGCCGAGTTTGCGCTTTCAACATTTCCTGACTTGCAGGTCATCGGTTTGGATCGAGATCTGGACGCTTTGAATCACTCGCGACAACGGCTGGCTCCGTTCGGCGATCGCGTGCGCTTTGTTCATGCGGTCTACGACGAACTTCCGTCGGTACTCCAAGAAGCAGGACTCTCGAGAATTCAGGGAGTCCTGTTTGATCTGGGCGTCTCGTCGATGCAACTGGACGAGCGCGATCGCGGCTTCTCGTACTCGCAGGATGCGCCGCTGGACATGCGAATGGATCAATCACAAGAGCTGACCGCTGCTGAGGTTGTGAACACCTATTCATCTCAGGATCTTGCGAGAATCATCAGCCAGTATGGAGAAGAGCGATTCGCCAAGCGCATCGCCGATCGCATCGTTGCAGCTCGAGCGACCGAACCCTTTGACAACTCTGCGCGCCTGGTCGATCTGGTTCGCGAGGCCATCCCTGCTGCCACTCGTCGCACTGGTGGCAACCCTGCCAAGCGGACTTTTCAAGCATTGCGCATCGAAGTCAACGGCGAACTTGACGCACTGCACGGCGCGATACCGGCAGCCATCGAGGCACTGGCGGTTGGCGGTCGCATCGTTGTGATGTCCTACCAGTCACTTGAAGATCGCTTCGTCAAGCGGGTACTCGCCGATCAGACTCAACTCAAAGTCCCGCATGGCCTGCCTGTTGTGCCAAAGGAGCACCAGCCGAAGCTGCGACTGATCACTCGCGGCGCAGAAACTGCATCAGTTGAAGAGCTTGAGAGCAATCCTCGGGCAGCCTCTGCCCGAGTGCGCGGCGCAGAGCGGGTGGCGGCATGA
- a CDS encoding maleylpyruvate isomerase family mycothiol-dependent enzyme: MLTLDRFHSAISQYSFQFGELLHASQLQSTVLSCPGWTMADLTQHLSGTQRWSTAIVRSGMRGDHPVGPSDRAGLEQWFSDGASQLVATLRQTPPEQPAWNFGPDPRQASFWSRRAAHEVAVHLWDAMNAQGRVFEIDPELAADGIDEVCTVFVYMKLRHGSLPDWTPVLNLVPTDVADGAWQLKAPNRPTDDEPQVTLRGSAHDLLLALWGRQGLEGIDIEGDPELAQALLDSGITP; this comes from the coding sequence ATGTTGACCCTGGACAGGTTTCACAGCGCCATCTCGCAGTACTCCTTTCAATTTGGAGAACTGCTGCACGCATCGCAATTGCAGTCGACCGTGCTCTCGTGCCCGGGATGGACGATGGCTGATCTGACCCAGCATTTATCTGGCACTCAACGATGGTCAACTGCAATCGTGCGCTCTGGCATGCGCGGAGACCACCCTGTTGGACCTTCGGATCGAGCTGGCCTTGAGCAGTGGTTCAGCGATGGTGCAAGCCAACTAGTTGCGACTTTGCGCCAGACACCTCCCGAGCAGCCAGCCTGGAATTTCGGACCAGACCCACGTCAAGCCTCGTTCTGGTCACGTCGTGCGGCGCATGAAGTTGCTGTCCATTTATGGGATGCCATGAATGCCCAAGGCCGGGTATTTGAGATTGATCCGGAACTGGCAGCCGATGGGATCGATGAGGTGTGCACGGTGTTCGTGTACATGAAGCTGCGCCATGGCAGCCTGCCCGATTGGACTCCGGTGCTGAATCTTGTTCCCACGGATGTAGCCGATGGCGCATGGCAACTCAAGGCACCGAATCGGCCGACAGATGATGAGCCTCAGGTGACCCTTCGAGGCTCGGCCCATGATCTCCTGCTCGCGCTATGGGGTCGCCAGGGTCTTGAGGGAATTGACATTGAGGGCGATCCCGAGCTCGCGCAGGCCTTGCTTGACTCGGGAATCACCCCGTAA
- a CDS encoding molybdopterin-dependent oxidoreductase codes for MPDASKRERGTPVGRRVVLGMVGLGAVGIAAGRWISGGISNVVSSTVPALASVIPAAGGFRIYTVTDGYPSYERAKYRLTITGLVERPLSLSLNDLAAMPQTGLTKDFQCVTGWRVESVPWSGVLLRDVLDAAGVKSGAAAVSFTSFDGSYSESLTLEQAMNDQVLVATSMYGEPLETQHGAPVRLYVVPMYGYKSIKWLDGIAVTDKVDPGYWEQRGYDVDAYIGASNGGTEDPNV; via the coding sequence ATGCCTGATGCTTCCAAACGTGAGCGCGGCACACCTGTGGGTCGCCGAGTGGTGCTCGGCATGGTCGGACTTGGCGCTGTAGGTATTGCCGCAGGCAGATGGATTTCGGGAGGCATCAGCAACGTCGTGAGTTCCACGGTGCCGGCTCTGGCTTCGGTCATTCCAGCAGCTGGCGGCTTTCGGATCTATACCGTCACCGATGGCTATCCCAGTTACGAGCGCGCGAAGTATCGCCTGACGATCACCGGCCTCGTCGAGCGGCCGCTGAGCCTGAGCCTCAATGATCTGGCCGCGATGCCGCAGACCGGGTTGACCAAGGATTTCCAGTGTGTCACTGGCTGGCGAGTGGAAAGCGTGCCGTGGTCGGGAGTGCTGCTGCGCGATGTGCTCGATGCAGCCGGTGTGAAGAGTGGTGCAGCAGCAGTCAGCTTCACTTCCTTTGACGGCAGCTACTCCGAGTCACTCACTCTCGAACAAGCGATGAACGACCAAGTGCTCGTGGCAACATCGATGTACGGCGAACCTTTGGAAACCCAGCACGGAGCGCCAGTTCGGCTCTATGTCGTGCCGATGTATGGCTATAAGTCGATCAAGTGGCTCGATGGCATTGCGGTGACGGACAAGGTTGACCCGGGCTACTGGGAACAGCGCGGGTACGACGTTGACGCCTATATCGGCGCATCCAATGGCGGCACAGAAGATCCCAATGTTTGA